One window from the genome of Acinetobacter sp. LoGeW2-3 encodes:
- the sppA gene encoding signal peptide peptidase SppA has protein sequence MSDWPPKPENQIQNTPQPQQPTGPEWKLLEKAVLASVEEQRRARRWGIFFKFLTFAYLLFIILAMGKSCSTASTDATKSSGEHLAVVDIIGTIASDKQSVNSNNTIKSLKKAYASKQAKAVVLNINSPGGSPVQSDEIWQEIQYLKKQYPQKKLYAVIGDTGASGAYYIASAADEIIVNPSSLVGSIGVIMPNYGVNNLMQKLGVEDRTMTSGENKALLSMTQPVDAAQKAHVQGVLDNVHGHFINAVKQGRGAKLKSTDPAIFSGLFWTGEQAVKLGIADRTGSLQTLKRELKTDKALNYTVEYSPFESILGRMGASLGEGIATSVAHKLSTESQAKLQ, from the coding sequence ATGTCCGATTGGCCACCAAAACCTGAAAATCAAATACAAAATACACCACAACCTCAGCAACCGACAGGACCTGAGTGGAAACTGCTAGAAAAAGCGGTACTTGCCTCTGTAGAAGAACAGCGCCGTGCACGCCGTTGGGGGATTTTCTTTAAATTTCTAACCTTTGCTTATTTATTGTTTATTATCCTTGCCATGGGCAAAAGCTGTAGTACAGCATCTACCGATGCAACTAAAAGCTCAGGTGAGCATCTGGCTGTGGTGGATATCATTGGCACGATTGCATCAGACAAGCAAAGTGTGAACAGTAATAACACCATTAAGTCGCTGAAGAAAGCCTATGCAAGTAAGCAAGCTAAGGCTGTCGTTCTGAATATCAATTCTCCAGGTGGTTCACCAGTACAGTCTGATGAAATCTGGCAGGAAATTCAGTACCTGAAAAAACAGTATCCTCAGAAAAAACTTTATGCTGTGATTGGTGATACTGGGGCTTCCGGTGCTTATTATATTGCTTCTGCTGCAGATGAAATCATTGTTAATCCATCAAGCTTAGTGGGTTCTATTGGTGTAATTATGCCGAACTATGGCGTAAATAACCTGATGCAAAAACTGGGTGTGGAAGACCGTACCATGACCTCGGGTGAAAATAAGGCACTGCTTTCGATGACTCAGCCAGTTGATGCAGCGCAGAAAGCTCACGTTCAAGGTGTACTCGATAATGTGCATGGTCATTTTATTAATGCTGTAAAGCAGGGGCGTGGAGCTAAATTAAAATCGACTGATCCTGCGATCTTCTCTGGTCTATTCTGGACCGGTGAACAGGCGGTGAAATTGGGTATTGCTGACCGTACCGGCAGTTTGCAAACACTGAAACGTGAGCTGAAAACTGATAAAGCCTTGAACTACACCGTTGAATATAGTCCATTTGAGTCTATCTTAGGCCGTATGGGAGCTTCATTGGGTGAAGGCATTGCA
- a CDS encoding DNA internalization-related competence protein ComEC/Rec2 produces MLQWLCVGWILGLTTMGWSKTEYQLSAGSVCLMMLLWLLIYRVIHSKLHQAYLRVICITFSIGLSFLLGQGFANHALDQRLQFIEKEVEQREVIVYISRLNKINTNSIQQPLQILQADGTTVQWLSSLKPEGPVQTAFNTSKKLALGQYYRLTGEIRPVHAYATPGAFDVEKWYLEQNLMAGFRIQQIQPLTQQEVYALGFTQHLRQQQSLRFQFLLWIEQKRLELRAFIYQQPIHNKGLMLALLTGDESLLDPAIEQQFRRFGMSHLLAISGPHVVIFALIFCASLQFLTARLFPNLYLKWPRQYYLSVPFLLCVLLYCAFVGFEIPALRTLLICVIITASIWLRQYVQPLKLLILSAAILLLLDSFSILSAAFWLSYGACFVLLRIYQTIQRQPHGEVQNLKQRLYFGLKVLIESQWKIFVALFPLMILFFKQLAWIAPLSNLFAIPWIGLLIVPLDIIAALFFFIAEPLAALIFQINDLMISILLGFLNLLDSIFSPELIPVAMTPWLLVLSVIVLLILFMPQGAVPKSWAACGLLPIMTIPLSHSPFQLHVLDVGQGQSIFIRQGQHNMMIDTGGNYDESRFSVGEQIILPFLSVQGISKLDQLILTHLDQDHSGAYMHIRNQLKVKELMASEQPELNESTQFKLCQQGQTWNWNEQVYFQVLSPQSHSLNQSTANKNENSCVIHIQVKDAWPYQHFLLMGDAGWETEFQLLKNYPNLKVDVLVLGHHGSQHSSAYQFLQHYRPKLAIASAGRFNRYGHPSQLTRARLQALNIPLLSTPEHGSLEFQLKDKQIQLASYRSKYKWLQRETFKIQ; encoded by the coding sequence ATGCTGCAATGGCTATGTGTGGGCTGGATTCTTGGTCTGACAACGATGGGGTGGAGTAAGACTGAATACCAGTTATCAGCAGGATCAGTTTGCCTGATGATGCTGTTATGGCTGCTGATCTATCGGGTAATCCACTCAAAACTTCATCAGGCTTATCTACGTGTTATTTGTATTACATTTTCTATTGGGTTGAGCTTTTTACTCGGGCAGGGCTTTGCTAATCATGCACTCGATCAGCGATTACAATTCATCGAGAAGGAAGTAGAGCAGCGAGAAGTCATCGTTTATATCTCCCGGCTGAATAAAATAAATACCAATAGCATTCAGCAGCCATTACAGATATTACAAGCTGATGGAACAACGGTGCAGTGGCTAAGTTCACTGAAACCAGAAGGACCGGTGCAGACCGCATTTAATACTTCAAAGAAGCTTGCATTAGGTCAGTATTATCGACTCACAGGTGAAATACGTCCGGTACATGCCTATGCCACGCCGGGTGCATTTGATGTGGAGAAATGGTATCTCGAGCAAAACCTGATGGCTGGATTCCGGATCCAGCAGATCCAGCCTTTAACTCAGCAAGAGGTCTATGCACTCGGTTTTACCCAGCATTTACGCCAACAGCAAAGTTTAAGGTTTCAGTTTCTCCTTTGGATTGAGCAAAAACGTCTGGAACTCAGAGCATTTATTTATCAGCAACCGATACATAATAAAGGACTCATGCTCGCTTTGCTAACAGGCGATGAAAGCTTACTGGATCCGGCAATTGAACAGCAGTTTCGCCGTTTCGGTATGAGTCATTTATTGGCAATATCCGGGCCGCATGTGGTGATTTTTGCCCTGATATTCTGTGCAAGTTTACAGTTTTTGACAGCTAGGCTTTTTCCAAATCTCTATCTTAAATGGCCGAGACAGTATTACTTGAGTGTACCTTTTCTGCTGTGTGTATTGCTGTACTGTGCCTTTGTAGGTTTCGAAATCCCGGCACTACGAACTTTATTGATCTGTGTGATTATTACGGCCAGTATCTGGTTGAGGCAGTACGTACAACCCTTGAAATTACTGATCTTAAGTGCAGCAATATTACTGTTACTGGATTCTTTTAGTATTTTGTCTGCCGCTTTCTGGTTGTCTTATGGCGCCTGTTTTGTCTTGCTGCGAATTTATCAGACCATACAACGGCAACCACACGGAGAGGTTCAGAATCTGAAACAACGTCTGTATTTTGGCCTTAAAGTTTTAATTGAATCGCAGTGGAAAATTTTTGTCGCACTATTTCCATTAATGATTCTTTTCTTTAAACAGCTGGCCTGGATTGCGCCATTAAGCAACTTGTTTGCCATTCCCTGGATTGGTCTGCTGATTGTCCCGCTCGATATTATCGCAGCTTTGTTTTTCTTTATCGCAGAACCTTTGGCTGCACTGATTTTTCAAATCAATGATCTTATGATCAGTATATTGCTTGGATTTTTAAATCTATTAGATTCTATTTTTTCACCTGAACTGATCCCGGTCGCCATGACTCCATGGTTACTGGTGTTGAGTGTTATTGTTCTTCTCATTCTTTTTATGCCGCAAGGAGCTGTACCTAAATCATGGGCAGCGTGTGGTTTGTTACCTATTATGACAATACCGCTATCTCATTCTCCATTCCAGTTGCATGTGCTGGATGTGGGGCAGGGGCAATCTATCTTTATCCGTCAAGGCCAACACAACATGATGATTGATACGGGTGGTAATTATGACGAAAGCCGTTTCAGTGTCGGTGAGCAGATCATTCTTCCGTTTTTATCTGTACAGGGTATTTCCAAACTTGATCAGCTGATTCTGACTCATCTGGATCAGGATCATAGTGGTGCTTATATGCATATCCGCAATCAGCTGAAAGTGAAAGAGCTTATGGCCAGTGAGCAGCCTGAACTGAATGAAAGTACTCAATTTAAACTATGTCAGCAAGGACAGACCTGGAACTGGAATGAACAGGTTTATTTTCAGGTGTTATCACCGCAGTCACATTCACTTAATCAGTCCACAGCCAATAAGAATGAAAATTCCTGTGTCATCCATATACAGGTCAAAGATGCCTGGCCTTATCAGCATTTTCTACTGATGGGCGATGCAGGCTGGGAAACTGAGTTTCAGCTACTGAAAAATTATCCAAATTTAAAAGTGGATGTATTGGTCTTGGGACATCATGGCAGTCAACATAGTTCAGCGTATCAGTTTTTACAGCATTACCGTCCTAAACTAGCAATCGCTTCTGCTGGACGATTTAATCGTTATGGACATCCGAGTCAACTTACTCGAGCACGATTACAGGCTTTGAATATTCCTTTACTGAGTACACCAGAGCACGGAAGCCTTGAGTTTCAACTTAAAGACAAACAGATACAGCTTGCATCTTATCGATCCAAATATAAATGGCTACAACGAGAAACATTTAAGATTCAATAG
- a CDS encoding lysophospholipid acyltransferase family protein, with translation MSAPSSKNSTYGLLKFVSRLPLPVMRFMAGSLAGIVNLLKTSKTSEQIRFNLKITLPELSEQERERVTRAAIRNELISYFEFFNIWGSDNKKNIQRIHRVEGEHLLKEALSADKGLVLIVPHFGTWEIMNAYIAQYTQMSIMYKPVKDPAADEFVREARSREQATLLPTDETGVRQIFKALKQGGTTVILPDHTPNVGGEYIPFFGVPLSSSNLTAKLIQKTKAKCLFLYAMRNENGDFDMFIEPLNEEIYSSTPNQGTEIIFRKMEELIHHYPEHYHWSYKRFKAHHSLGDIYHIPHDEALAKINDLRQTYQDEQAKLAAETIQTSNTTIAIES, from the coding sequence ATGTCTGCACCAAGCTCAAAGAATTCCACTTATGGTTTGCTTAAATTTGTCAGCCGACTTCCGCTCCCAGTCATGCGATTCATGGCAGGCAGTCTTGCAGGCATTGTAAATTTACTAAAGACTTCTAAAACTTCTGAACAGATTCGATTCAATCTAAAAATCACGTTACCTGAACTTTCAGAACAAGAACGTGAAAGAGTGACACGTGCTGCAATCCGTAATGAATTGATCTCTTATTTTGAGTTCTTTAATATTTGGGGTTCGGATAATAAAAAAAATATTCAGCGTATCCATCGTGTAGAAGGTGAACACCTGCTTAAGGAAGCACTTTCAGCTGATAAAGGACTGGTACTGATCGTGCCGCATTTTGGTACTTGGGAAATCATGAATGCTTATATCGCCCAGTATACGCAGATGAGCATTATGTATAAGCCAGTCAAAGACCCCGCTGCGGATGAATTTGTGCGTGAAGCACGTAGTCGTGAACAAGCTACTTTACTACCGACGGATGAAACCGGTGTCCGTCAGATTTTTAAAGCTTTAAAGCAAGGTGGGACTACTGTAATTTTGCCCGATCATACCCCAAATGTAGGTGGAGAATATATCCCTTTCTTTGGTGTTCCCCTCAGCTCCAGCAATCTCACAGCCAAATTGATTCAGAAAACTAAGGCTAAATGTCTGTTTCTCTATGCCATGCGCAACGAGAATGGTGATTTTGACATGTTTATAGAACCGCTGAATGAGGAGATTTATAGCTCTACCCCGAATCAGGGCACCGAAATCATTTTCCGTAAAATGGAAGAACTGATTCATCATTACCCGGAACACTATCATTGGAGCTATAAAAGATTTAAAGCACATCATTCTCTTGGCGACATATACCATATTCCCCACGATGAAGCGCTGGCTAAAATTAATGATCTGCGTCAGACTTATCAGGACGAACAGGCAAAACTTGCAGCAGAAACCATACAAACCTCGAATACTACTATTGCTATTGAATCTTAA